The Mauremys reevesii isolate NIE-2019 linkage group 13, ASM1616193v1, whole genome shotgun sequence genome contains a region encoding:
- the LOC120380961 gene encoding olfactory receptor 4D2-like — protein sequence MDQQNLTTTVTEFIFLGLTQNHQLKYFLFMVFFIVYMTTWVGNFTIIITVITDHRLHKPMYFLLANLAFMDVSDSSVNAPNLLSGLLSQRKTISFNECILQMFFFHFIGGAMAFFLVGMAIDRYVAIYKPLRYLIIMNRDMCVGLVVLAWVGGLVHSAVQMGLLLQFPFCGPNILDNFYCDVPQVIKLACADTHVVELQMVFNGGVLLIILFISLLISYTIILVKIKTHVTDAKRKALSTCGTQIIVVCVLFIPSIFIYARPFKKFTVDKVASVFFTVIPQMLNPMIYTLRNAEMKKAIRRLMSRILFSQRKLKT from the coding sequence ATGGATCAGCAGAACCTCACCACCACAGTGACTGAATTTATTTTCTTGGGCCTCACTCAGAATCATCAGTTGAAGTATTTTCTCTTTATGGTCTTCTTCATAGTTTACATGACCACCTGGGTGGGGAACTTCACTATCATCATCACAGTGATCACCGACCACCGGCTCCACAAACCCATGTACTTCCTGCTGGCCAACTTGGCTTTTATGGATGTCAGCGACTCATCGGTTAATGCTCCCAACTTGCTGTCCGGTCTCCTGTCTCAGCGTAAAACCATCTCCTTCAATGAGTGCATCCTCCAGATGTTCTTTTTCCACTTCATTGGGGGTGCAATGGCATTTTTTCTTGTGGGGATGGCTATCGATCGGTACGTGGCCATCTATAAACCACTGAGATACTTGATTATTATGAACCGAGACATGTGCGTGGGGCTCGTTGTACTGGCATGGGTGGGTGGATTGGTTCACTCTGCTGTTCAGATGGGACTGCTCCTCCAGTTTCCGTTCTGTGGGCCAAACATCCTGGACAATTTCTACTGTGATGTCCCACAGGTCATCAAACTGGCCTGTGCTGACACCCATGTAGTCGAACTACAGATGGTCTTCAATGGTGGAGTACTGCTCATAATCCTATTTATCAGTCTGTTAATTTCATACACCATCATCTTAGTCAAGATCAAGACACACGTTACAGATGCAAAGCGTAAGGCTCTCTCTACCTGTGGAACCCAGATTATTGTAGTGTGTGTACTATTCATACCCAGCATCTTCATCTATGCTCGACCATTCAAGAAGTTCACCGTGGACAAGGTGGCCTCCGTCTTTTTCACTGTCATTCCCCAAATGCTGAACCCAATGATCTACACCCTGAGAAATGCAGAGATGAAAAAGGCCATCAGGAGACTTATGAGCAGAATCCTGTTCTCACAGAGGAAATTAAAGACGTAA
- the LOC120381303 gene encoding olfactory receptor 10A7-like, translated as MANTEQGNQTSFTEFILLGFGSIPKLQTLPFLLLLGIYIVTMAGNILIIALVVADQHLHTPMYFFLGNLSCLETCYSSTILPRVLASLLTGDKTISIGGCITQCYFVGFFAATESYLLAAMSYDRYLAICKPLNYAALMNGSFCLQLAAGSWVSGLLASSIVTGMLLQLTFCGPNEIDHFFCEVTQIINHCCSDIYQLQLVLTIMSALFTLPPFALTVMSYVCIISTILRIPSTTGRQKAFSTCSSHLIVVTIFYGTLIIVYLLPKNNTLRDLNKVFSVCYTILTPLANPFIYSLRNTEVKEAQRKCFSECVDFRGLQNCYCSFCKTKQ; from the coding sequence ATGGCAAACACGGAACAGGGAAATCAAACCTCCTTCACAGAGttcatcctcctgggatttgGGTCTATCCCCAAACTGCAGACTCTTCCCTTCCTGCTGCTCCTTGGGATTTACATTGTGACCATGGCTGGGAACATCCTCATAATTGCTCTAGTTGTGGCTGATCaacaccttcacacccccatgtacttcttcctggggaattTGTCCTGCCTGGAGACCTGCTACAgctccaccatcctgcccagagttctggccagtctcctgactggggacaaaACCATTTCCATTGGTGGCTGCATCACACAATGTTACTTtgttggtttctttgcagccactGAGAGTTATCTCCTAGCAGCGATGTCTTATGACCGATATCTAGCAATATGTAAACCACTGAATTATGCAGCCCTTATGAATGGCAGTTTCTGCCTCCAGCTAGCAGCTGGGTCTTGGGTAAGTGGGTTATTGGCTAGTTCCATAGTAACAGGTATGTTATTACAATTAACTTTCTGCGGTCCCAATGAAATTGATCATTTTTTCTGTGAAGttacacaaataataaatcacTGCTGCAGTGATATCTACCAGTTGCAACTTGTACTTACCATTATGTCTGCTTTATTCACATTGCCCCCATTTGCTTTAACTGTGATGTCCTATGTTTGTATCATCTCCACTATCCTGCGAATCCCTTCCACCACTGGAAGGCAAaaagccttttccacctgctcctctcacctcattgtggtgacaATTTTCTATGGGACCCTGATCATTGTGTATCTGCTACCAAAAAACAATACACTCAGAGACCTCAACAAAGTGTTCTCTGTCTGCTACACAATTCTGACTCCTCTGGCCAATCCCTTCATATACAGCCTGAGAAATACAGAGGTGAAAGAGGCACAGAGAAAATGTTTCAGTGAATGTGTAGATTTTAGAGGACTTCAGAATTGCTACTGTAGTTTTTGCAAGACAAAACAATAA